GTAATCCCGATTGCAGCCACCAGCAGGACAAAATACACAACCTCGATCGTATCCAGGTACGGCGCCCACTGCTTGCAATACTGGGTCTCGAGATAGACGACAAAGGCGGCTGTCACATAGGCGACGACTTGCAGCACCGTTGTGTCCCTGGCCCGGCGCAGCGCCAGATACACGAGCAGGATCACCACCAGTACGGCCGACACAACGCCGAGGTCACGGGGAATCCGGGACGCCATGAATCCAGTCAGAACAAACAGTACCGGTATGGCCAGCGACACAAAACGCATCGGGATGGCGGAAAACAGCCGGTGCTGCTTGATCGAATCAATGATCTTTGCCAGGCCTGTGGGACGCTGGGACTTGGTTGCACGCCACCTGTTTTTTTCCGCAACAATGAGGAAGGCGAAAACCAGGGCACAGACACCCAGATAGATGGACAGGATGAGCGCGTCAGATTCATACATCAGGAAAATCGCGCTGATGACAAAGAACGTCTGAATTGAATAGATGATCACTACCGCTTCGTAATGATCAAAACCAAGCGCCAGCAGTCGATGATGAATATGATTCTTGCTTGCCCGGAACCAGTTCATGCCGTGGTAAACGCGCTGGGCGAAAACCGCCAGAATGTCCACGATCGGCAACCCCAGCAACAGGGCGGGCAACGCAGGACTGACAGCCGTGTTTACCTTTTCGACCAGGAGAACGGCGAGAAATCCTGCCGTGAAGCCGAGAAACTGGCTGCCTCCATCGCCCATGAAAACACGGGCAGGATGGGTGTTGTAACGCAGGAAGCCGACTATCCCGCCGAGGGTGGCCAACGCAACGATAATCAGAAAAGATGCCTCGCCATCCGCCAAGTAAGACAGATAAGCCATCGCGCTGAGGCTCAACAGGGACATGCCGCCGGCCAGGCCATCCAGCCCGTCGGAATGATTTACAGCATTGATCATCCCCACCATGGCAATAACGGTAAAGACTTTTCCGGTGAATTCCTCCAGTTCGCCGGCCACAAAGGGCAGATGCGTGACATACAGATCGCCGTAATAAACCACTGCGCCCACTGCGATGAACTGGCCGATGAACTTGACGTAATGACCAAGCTCCTGAATGTCATCCCACACGCCGAAGGCCAACAGAACCAGCGCACCAAACAGATATGCGCCTGACAATGCATCGAGCGGGAGCCACAACACCAGTGGCGCCAGTGCGCCCAGCACGATGCCGACGCCGCCGGCGCGTGGAATCGGTTCCGCATGCACCTTGCGCTGGTCCGGACGATCAATCATCCCGATTCTCGGCGCCAACCGCACCATCAGGGGGATTATGGTCATGCTGAGAACGAGAGCGGTGATAAAACCTAAAAGGTAGGTCATTTCAAATTCGAAAATGGCGCATGGTTTTTATGAATTCCTAATTCATTAAAGTGCGCAACACACGTCACGCCCGTATTTCACAAGACCGCCAGCAAGCCTGATATGACTCTACTGAAGGCGCAGATCCATAAATTCGACACGCTCAATCAGGTATATATGCTCTGAGTGGTTCACTGATCTGCCTGGTGAACTCTGCCAGCCGCCTGTCAGCGTCCGCGATGTCCTCGTTCGGCATGATGGGAGACACCAGACGCACCAATGCACCATCGGTACGGTTTTTCATAAGCGAATCCCAGAAGATATACCATTTTACAAGGTATTCACTTGTGATATTGCGGCCGCGCTGCTGAAACCAGTAATAGACAAGCTGTTTCTGGTCGCCATGCTGGATCACGACACGGTTTACCATCAAGGGCTCGCCGGATGCAGATGTCGCGCCAGACGCATACACTCTGAGATCGGTTAATTTCCATCCGCCACCCGGCAGACAGGCGCGCGGAGAGTGGGGAACCTTGTGCGCCGCGAGCTGGTTTTCATAATAAGCCACATACAGATTAACCGGCACTTGCTGTTTCGCGCCCACGTAGTTTGCAAGCAGGTAATCGTCAAAGTTCAGCACATCGATATACATCTTCTCCATCTGTGCAGCACGCCCCTGCCAATCCCCGAGATGGAGCGGAAACTCCGAGAGAGGCTTCCTGGGAACCGCGGCGCTCGTTCTCTCTGGCAGTGCGATCGATGCAATCGCGGTTGCAGCAATAATTACAGAGGCAACAATAAACGGAATGGGCAGTGTTCGCTTCTGCACCATTGCCTCCTTCGGGGTATCCGACGGGAACTCCAAGCCGAAAACCTGACGCAGAGGCCGTTTCACTCCTCCGACTTTGCTTAGCAGCCATATCTCACCGACGAGTACCGCCGTGCACGCCATGAACACGATCCACCCCTCAAAATCATGCAGGAAGCCTTCCGCCTGCGCCGGCCCGCCATATTCGACCAGAACACCAATAACCCCGATGCGTACGCTGTTCATCAGGATGGCGATGGGAATACTGGACAGCACCACGGTGATGCGTTTCCACAAACTATCCTTGTAGAAGTACGCCGCTATGAGCCCAAGTGTCACAAGAGGGAACATGTAACGGAGTCCGCTACAGGCTTCGACTACCTGCAGTTTCATTGAGCCGAGATCAATCACATTGCCTTCGAGAAACACGCTGATACCGAACATCCGTATGATCGCCACGCCAATCTCGGAAGAGAGCAATTGCATGTTGGCGGAAAAGGTTTCATAGAGAAAACCCGGGAGCGGAATCATGAAAAAGAGCAACAACACGGGAACAAGGATAATCTGGAGCGCCCGCCAACCCATATATGCCAGGAATAAGCCCGCGATGACGATAATCATCGCGTAATTGATGAGCAGTGAGAGTGCGCTCATGCGCCCCATGACGAATAGCACCAGGCCCAGAACCACGAGAACCACTCCGGTAACAGAGCCCGTGAAAGGCAGGCGCTCAAGCACATCCTTGCGTTGCCAGATCAGGAAGGCGGAGATAAATGGAATCAATACCCCGTGGCTGTATTCTTCCTTGTTGAACCACATGTAGAAGATAAAATCGAATCCTTTGTGGAACGTAAGACCGAGCAAGCCGCTGACGATGACGGCAAACAGAATTGCCAGCGGAGTCATTTTCCAGACAGTTACGGGGGAAGCGGAATCAGTCATGATGGGCTCTGAGAGTCAGGTGAAATAGGTTTGGAGCGAAGCAATCGGGTTATTATTGTATAATCCTGGCACTACCTGTCCGAAAACATGCATCCTCAGGTTTAAGTGCGCCGGTCGGGCGCAGTAATTACTGGATACAAACCTGGAGGCTTGTCACTACCACTCCCTGCCCAGACTTGAGAAAGCCGGTAAATTTTATCATTTCCAATACGCCTTTTGCATGCTTACGGCACGCTTGAATGACAGGGGTAATTTCGATTCCAGCAGACCCATACGATACCCGAGGAGCTTCATGGCACTCCTCGCAATGGAGGACGGAAACAGATACAGGCGCCTTGCTCCCAGGTAGCGCCATTCGGAGAGCACAAACCTGAGCCCTTCTCCATGTGGTGCGCCGAATTTTCCAAGCACCCAGCGCTCCCTGGCATGAAAAGCGCCTACATCGAAATAACGCCGGAATTCCTGAAATGGGGAATAGCCGTGCGAATGTATGACAACAGCGTCGGCATTATAATGCACCTTCCACCCCGCCATTATCATCCTGGCAGCAACATGCATGTCCTCCGAAACAATTACGTTGGCCGGGAAACCCCCTACCGCCTTCATTGCGGCTACCCGGTAAGCAGCGAAAGAATTGGAGATAAATGCGGCTTTCAATCCCAGGCGCTTTATGTCTGCCGCAGTTTGGTATCTGGATTCGCCCGGGTAATTGAACAGACGCGCATGCGCTTCGAACGGTCCAGCTATCTTGCGCGCAAGCTGACGTCCATACGCCACACCCACATCATCCACTGCAAAAGACGATACGATGCTGGTGATGGAATCCTTGTGGGCCAGCACGGCGTCCTGGGTCAGAAACACTGCTATGTCGATCCCGTCCAGAAGATCAATTGCCAGCTGCCGGGTACCTCCATGGTTGAAATCCTTTCTGTCAATCTTGTGCACGCGGTAGCCTTCGGTCGCCGCCTTCTCCGTGGTTCCATCGGTGGACGACGAGTCAACCACCAACACAACATCCGGCTTGAAACTCTGCATCCTCATGCCGCGAACCCAGTCATCCCACATGGAGGACGCATTCAAGGTCGGTACAATAATCGCAACACGTTGCGTCTTCATAATATCCCCTAAATCATGAAATCAGCCGGCGATATGGGCTGTCACATACTCCGCCAGCATTTTTGGTATGGCGCTGCCACTGCGCGGATTCGGCTTGAAACCCATGGCCCCGCGTATAGCCGTTTCCAGACCATTTATATCGTATAACCCGATCAGGTAGCCCTTTTTCTCCATGGCCCTCACCATCTCTTCCTGCTGGTCCGGAGATTCTTTCAAGGCTGGGTATCGCGGCACCGCCAGGATCGGCTTGTCGAACTGCAGGGCGTCGCGGATTCCACCATAGCCGCCCTGGGTAATGACAAGTTCGGCCTGCCCGATCAGGCGCAACAACACATCGCGCTCGACAAAGCGCTCAAACCTGCAGTGTCTGGGTTCATAACGCGTATGGCCCAGTTGAATAAAAACCTCCCAGCCATTTTTGCCGGCCAATTCGTCCAGGGGGCGGACCAGTCTGTCAAAGGAATCCGGCCCGGTGCCAACCATCGCCACGATCACAGCAACACCCCACCGTGCCTTGCCTTGGGATACACCTTCAACAACGGCTCCCATTGCACATAAAACTCGTCGGCGAAGCGATAAAGAAACTTGCCGGTTCGCGATGGCGTGTTCACGCGGGCGGCGGTTTCAATGAACACCAGCCTGGCCCCGAGAACCTTGGCGATCAGACAGGTGGGAATCACCATGCCGGCGCCGGTGCTGATAACCAGTTCGGGCCGATGCTTCACCACCAGCCAGAAGCTCTGCCACGCATTCAGCAAATACTTGAGCGGATCGCCATGCGGGTTGATCAGATAGTCACGTTTCCAGCCGACACCCTGCAAGGTCTTTTCGGTATGCGGCAGCCGCAGAGTGACGATGGTCGCCCGTAAAGGCACGCCCTCGATCGCCAGCAGCGCTTCGGCAAGATGGCCACCGCCCGACGATACCACGATGGCGCGCGGCGGCTTTATTTCCTCTGCCTGCGTTACATTCTGCGCCAGCATGGACTTCACCTGGCCGAGCGAAACAGCTCCGCCAAACGATTCCATCGTGCGGCTGCCGTGCGAATACAATACCAGTGGCGGCTCTTTCGACACATTCATCTTGGCGGCCGTTTCCCGCGCATCCCTGAACATATAAATATCCATCGGGAATCCATTGAGGGCTGCGCGCAATCGCTCGAGAAACACCCGATGGGCAACCCGGAAGGCGTTCCAGAAACCTGGCATGGCGATATAACGCGCATCCAGGTCGGAGGTCGACCGGAAGATGCCGCGCACGATGCTGCCGAAAACCAGCGCACCGGCAAGCGAGGTCGGTCGGTCGCGCACCAGACGTGTCTGCATACCTTCCACGTACCGGAAAAACCGGTCACGGTCGCGATAGAAGCAGACGCCCCGGACACCGGCATCGTGCACCAGCACCGCAAAGGGATGTCCATTGAATATCGCGCTCAGTGTATGGGCGGTCAGAAAGGCGGCGACCCAGACCCCTCCCCCGCCGCCGACTAATCCGAACAGCCAGACGAGCGACAGCACCAGCAGCGCCTCCAGGGAAAAACGGTGCAGGCGCTCAACCCAATTCATATATATCACGCCCTGTACCAGCCAGTAGCGCAGCAGCACCGGTATGGGCGAGCTCAGGATCATTCCGTCAACCTCAATAGCCTCGATCGTTCAGCCATGCCGAAAAATCACGCTTGGTATCGTTCAGATCGCCATTGTTGACGATAACCTTCCAGCCTCCAACATCCGCAAGACGACGATACAACCGCTGGCGCTGGCGCAATTTGCCGTCAAACTTCAATTCGGGACGCGAGCATTCAATAAGACCGGCGTCGCGCTCGACCAGCACCACATCGGCGCGTTTCGCCAGTTGACCGCAGAAAATCCCGGCAAAAAAGGGTCCGGCCAATCCTTCGAGCCCGGTATCCGCGGCAACGTCCACCAGCGTATCCCAGGGGCCGCGTTCGCAGATGGTCACGGCGATATGGCGACTGGGGAAACGTATCTTCAACAGCGTGGCGATATTCACGTCCAACGCCTGCAGGCCGACGAACAGATATCGCAACGCCACGGGCAACCGTCCGAATTCGTGAAACCCCATGCGGACGCCTTCATGAATCCGGTAGACGTTGTGTCCTGTCACGCGGGTGGCCGCCAGAAACGGCTTGGAAAGGTAGTTGTTGAACCGCGACCACACAAACCCGGGCCTGTGCCCCCTGGCAAGCAGCTCCTGCCGCAACCAGTCGGTCAAAGTGGTTTTGCCGCTGCCGTCCACTCCGGCAACGGCGATAATTCTCGGCGTAACGGCAAAACTGTTCATGCAGACAGCACCTGCAGCCATTCACGTCCGACACTATCCCAATCAAGCATGTTTTTTCTGTTGTCGATACAGTGCGCGCGCAGTTGCCGGATCCGGTCCGAATCCATGGCCAGATCGCGCATGGCCGCGGACAGCGCGGCTGCGCTCCCGGAACGGACGATCATACCCGCGGAACCAACCGCCTCGGGAAGGCCGTCGATATCGGTGGCGATGACGGGCGTGCCGCACGCGATGCATTCGAGCACCGACACCGGCAATTCCGATGGCACCAGCACGAACGGCAGCACTGCCACGTCGGCGGCACGCAACTCCTCCCGGTAACGTTCGCGCTCCATCCAGCCGCCGACGATCTCGACGCGATCACGCAGTTCCCCCAGACGGGAGTCGATCCTGCGCCGAATAGCGTTCACCTCTGCATCGGTGCTGCCGCGCGCCAGAATCCTCAGTTCGGCATCCCGGCTTCCCAGGCGGCGAAACGCGTCCAGCAGCAGGTCGAAACCGCGGATCGCCTTGGGCGATCCCGCATACAGAAACCGCACGAAGGAGCGCGTGCGGGACGGGTCAGCCGCTGCGGGCGTCCAGAAATTCAGATCCAGCCCTGCTCGCAGGCCATGTGCCGCGACTCCAGAACCTGCCGCTTCCGCCACACGCGCTGCGGTTTTGTTCGATTGGGCGATCACCGCTGAAAAGTATTTCTTCAGCGTTCGCGTCCAGAGAAACTTCGGTACCAGCGCGTGCCGCCCATAGGTGACGAGATCCTCGCGGCACAAATGTGGCAACGCCCTGGTCAGTTCGGCGTGCGTATAAAACGGATAAGTGAGGAAGGCAATCATTTCGCATCTGACAAACCTGTACCAGCCGGAAAACATCAGATTCAGTGGCGTAGTCAGTACGATAATGCGATCCGGGGCAACCATTTCCAGAACTGTCCGGACTTCATTCGCATTCGAAGGGCGCATGGTCCGCACATAGTGATGCTGCAAGCCGGCGAGGGTTGGGCGTTTGTCCACGTCAGTGAGCAGATGCACCTCCCACCCGGAGGCGATAAGTACCGACGCGACCTGACGCACGGTGAGCCATGGCTGCAATAGCTCCGCATCGGGACTATAGCCATAAACACAGAACAGCACTTTCATCGGTTAATATCCTGCACCGAACAATAGGCTCTTATCCGGCGTGTCCGTCAACGGCACGGAACCGGCTGGGCCGCCACATGTACCAGCCATTCAGAGGTGCGCGCGACCATCTGGTCAACCCTGAATTCAGCGAGGAATCTTTCGCGCGCTTTCATGCCAAGCTGGCTCCGCAACGCTACGTCATTGACAAGACGTTCCATTGCGTCGGCAAGCGCCGCAACGTCGGCGGGAGGAACGATCAGGGCCTCCTGCTCGTGACGAGCCGATTCAGTATTCCCTCCGACATCGGTGACGATGATCGCC
The DNA window shown above is from Sulfuricaulis limicola and carries:
- a CDS encoding glycosyltransferase family 4 protein, with the translated sequence MKVLFCVYGYSPDAELLQPWLTVRQVASVLIASGWEVHLLTDVDKRPTLAGLQHHYVRTMRPSNANEVRTVLEMVAPDRIIVLTTPLNLMFSGWYRFVRCEMIAFLTYPFYTHAELTRALPHLCREDLVTYGRHALVPKFLWTRTLKKYFSAVIAQSNKTAARVAEAAGSGVAAHGLRAGLDLNFWTPAAADPSRTRSFVRFLYAGSPKAIRGFDLLLDAFRRLGSRDAELRILARGSTDAEVNAIRRRIDSRLGELRDRVEIVGGWMERERYREELRAADVAVLPFVLVPSELPVSVLECIACGTPVIATDIDGLPEAVGSAGMIVRSGSAAALSAAMRDLAMDSDRIRQLRAHCIDNRKNMLDWDSVGREWLQVLSA
- a CDS encoding glycosyltransferase family 4 protein, with the translated sequence MTYLLGFITALVLSMTIIPLMVRLAPRIGMIDRPDQRKVHAEPIPRAGGVGIVLGALAPLVLWLPLDALSGAYLFGALVLLAFGVWDDIQELGHYVKFIGQFIAVGAVVYYGDLYVTHLPFVAGELEEFTGKVFTVIAMVGMINAVNHSDGLDGLAGGMSLLSLSAMAYLSYLADGEASFLIIVALATLGGIVGFLRYNTHPARVFMGDGGSQFLGFTAGFLAVLLVEKVNTAVSPALPALLLGLPIVDILAVFAQRVYHGMNWFRASKNHIHHRLLALGFDHYEAVVIIYSIQTFFVISAIFLMYESDALILSIYLGVCALVFAFLIVAEKNRWRATKSQRPTGLAKIIDSIKQHRLFSAIPMRFVSLAIPVLFVLTGFMASRIPRDLGVVSAVLVVILLVYLALRRARDTTVLQVVAYVTAAFVVYLETQYCKQWAPYLDTIEVVYFVLLVAAIGITIRYGSKAEFKTTPMDYLIIFVVLFAGFLLHNLPEKAELGGMAVKLMILFYGCELIITRMRKLVHLLTFATLTTLATIAVRGLI
- the xrtD gene encoding VPLPA-CTERM-specific exosortase XrtD, yielding MTDSASPVTVWKMTPLAILFAVIVSGLLGLTFHKGFDFIFYMWFNKEEYSHGVLIPFISAFLIWQRKDVLERLPFTGSVTGVVLVVLGLVLFVMGRMSALSLLINYAMIIVIAGLFLAYMGWRALQIILVPVLLLFFMIPLPGFLYETFSANMQLLSSEIGVAIIRMFGISVFLEGNVIDLGSMKLQVVEACSGLRYMFPLVTLGLIAAYFYKDSLWKRITVVLSSIPIAILMNSVRIGVIGVLVEYGGPAQAEGFLHDFEGWIVFMACTAVLVGEIWLLSKVGGVKRPLRQVFGLEFPSDTPKEAMVQKRTLPIPFIVASVIIAATAIASIALPERTSAAVPRKPLSEFPLHLGDWQGRAAQMEKMYIDVLNFDDYLLANYVGAKQQVPVNLYVAYYENQLAAHKVPHSPRACLPGGGWKLTDLRVYASGATSASGEPLMVNRVVIQHGDQKQLVYYWFQQRGRNITSEYLVKWYIFWDSLMKNRTDGALVRLVSPIMPNEDIADADRRLAEFTRQISEPLRAYIPD
- a CDS encoding glycosyltransferase family 2 protein, translating into MKTQRVAIIVPTLNASSMWDDWVRGMRMQSFKPDVVLVVDSSSTDGTTEKAATEGYRVHKIDRKDFNHGGTRQLAIDLLDGIDIAVFLTQDAVLAHKDSITSIVSSFAVDDVGVAYGRQLARKIAGPFEAHARLFNYPGESRYQTAADIKRLGLKAAFISNSFAAYRVAAMKAVGGFPANVIVSEDMHVAARMIMAGWKVHYNADAVVIHSHGYSPFQEFRRYFDVGAFHARERWVLGKFGAPHGEGLRFVLSEWRYLGARRLYLFPSSIARSAMKLLGYRMGLLESKLPLSFKRAVSMQKAYWK
- the pssD gene encoding PssD/Cps14F family polysaccharide biosynthesis glycosyltransferase, producing the protein MILSSPIPVLLRYWLVQGVIYMNWVERLHRFSLEALLVLSLVWLFGLVGGGGGVWVAAFLTAHTLSAIFNGHPFAVLVHDAGVRGVCFYRDRDRFFRYVEGMQTRLVRDRPTSLAGALVFGSIVRGIFRSTSDLDARYIAMPGFWNAFRVAHRVFLERLRAALNGFPMDIYMFRDARETAAKMNVSKEPPLVLYSHGSRTMESFGGAVSLGQVKSMLAQNVTQAEEIKPPRAIVVSSGGGHLAEALLAIEGVPLRATIVTLRLPHTEKTLQGVGWKRDYLINPHGDPLKYLLNAWQSFWLVVKHRPELVISTGAGMVIPTCLIAKVLGARLVFIETAARVNTPSRTGKFLYRFADEFYVQWEPLLKVYPKARHGGVLL
- a CDS encoding glycosyltransferase; the encoded protein is MIVAMVGTGPDSFDRLVRPLDELAGKNGWEVFIQLGHTRYEPRHCRFERFVERDVLLRLIGQAELVITQGGYGGIRDALQFDKPILAVPRYPALKESPDQQEEMVRAMEKKGYLIGLYDINGLETAIRGAMGFKPNPRSGSAIPKMLAEYVTAHIAG